Proteins encoded together in one Chryseobacterium taklimakanense window:
- the hemL gene encoding glutamate-1-semialdehyde 2,1-aminomutase, with product MLYQRSSALFDEAYKYIPGGVNSPVRAFKGVGGVPVFMKSAKGAYLTDADDRTYIDYINSWGPAILGHTHPDVLEAVQKQAEKGFSFGTPTELETEIAKLIVKNVPNIDQIRMVSSGTEACMSAVRLARGYTGRNKIIKFEGCYHGHSDSFLIKAGSGAATFGNPNSPGVTAGTAKDTLLARYNDFEQVKDIFRNNEGEIAAVIIEPVAGNMGCVLPENNFLQKLRTVCDEYGTLLIFDEVMTGFRLAFGGAQEVFNVKADLVTYGKVIGGGMPVGAFAGRNEIMDALAPKGAVYQAGTLSGNPLAMRAGLTTLELIKGNLNFFENISKTTETLDFEIGKILNEKGIQHRINRKGSMMSVFFHISSVSNFDEAANANHALFNNFFHQLLANGIYLPPSGYETWFISDAIKQNEIDRTLEVIRKFEYS from the coding sequence ATGTTATACCAAAGAAGTTCCGCGTTATTTGATGAAGCTTACAAATATATTCCGGGCGGCGTAAATTCACCTGTGAGAGCCTTTAAAGGTGTTGGCGGCGTGCCGGTTTTTATGAAATCCGCGAAGGGCGCATACTTAACCGATGCTGATGACCGAACTTACATTGACTACATCAATTCCTGGGGTCCTGCGATTTTAGGACATACACATCCGGATGTTTTGGAAGCGGTTCAGAAACAGGCAGAGAAAGGTTTCTCTTTCGGAACTCCCACAGAACTGGAGACTGAAATTGCGAAACTTATCGTAAAAAACGTTCCGAATATCGACCAGATCCGAATGGTTTCATCGGGAACGGAAGCTTGTATGAGCGCTGTTCGTCTGGCGAGAGGATATACGGGGCGCAACAAAATCATAAAATTTGAAGGCTGCTATCACGGCCACTCCGATTCTTTCTTGATAAAAGCGGGAAGCGGCGCTGCGACTTTTGGTAACCCAAATTCTCCGGGAGTTACGGCTGGTACCGCTAAAGATACTTTGTTGGCGAGATACAACGATTTTGAGCAGGTAAAGGATATTTTCAGGAATAATGAAGGTGAAATTGCCGCTGTAATCATTGAGCCGGTTGCCGGAAATATGGGCTGTGTTCTGCCGGAAAATAATTTTCTTCAGAAGTTAAGAACAGTCTGCGACGAATACGGAACTCTCCTGATTTTTGATGAGGTGATGACCGGTTTCCGTCTGGCATTCGGCGGCGCGCAGGAAGTTTTTAATGTGAAAGCCGATCTGGTAACCTACGGAAAAGTTATCGGTGGCGGAATGCCTGTTGGGGCTTTTGCCGGAAGAAACGAAATTATGGATGCCCTTGCTCCGAAAGGTGCAGTATACCAGGCCGGAACCTTAAGCGGAAATCCTCTGGCCATGAGAGCTGGTTTAACAACTTTGGAGCTGATTAAAGGCAATTTAAATTTCTTTGAAAACATCAGCAAAACTACCGAAACGCTGGATTTCGAAATTGGGAAAATCTTAAATGAAAAAGGGATCCAGCACAGAATCAACCGTAAAGGTTCGATGATGAGTGTCTTCTTCCATATTTCTTCGGTTTCAAATTTTGATGAAGCGGCAAATGCCAATCATGCACTCTTCAATAATTTCTTCCACCAGCTTTTGGCAAACGGAATTTACCTTCCGCCGAGTGGCTACGAAACATGGTTTATTTCTGACGCGATCAAGCAGAACGAGATCGACAGAACTCTGGAAGTTATCAGAAAATTTGAATATTCTTAA
- a CDS encoding glucosaminidase domain-containing protein, translating to MKKTLFAFTVIILSKFNAQTWKTEDQYIQKFAAYAVEEMEKYQIPASITLAQGLLETGGGQSRLAQQGNNHFGIKCKEDWTGKTMSHTDDAPNECFRVYDDPKESYEDHSKFLKYRKYYQNLFTLDMKDYKAWAHGLKKAGYATNPRYAYILIDKIEKYRLYEFDNTNSKEALFTVLKLYPDLRNDKVFMAQMDQSQVRTKPLTVRVPYEQTSYAKQQQRVEKIKSDAELLQTILVKSHPNGNRKFIVVPADTDLSFIANKFKISESRLMKWNELSATRLQKNDVLFLETKSSEGNTKTYKAQVGETMHDISQKFGIKLSKLYSKNRMSYGEQPRVGQLIYLQQKKPRS from the coding sequence ATGAAAAAGACATTATTTGCTTTTACCGTAATTATTTTATCTAAATTTAATGCCCAGACCTGGAAAACTGAAGACCAGTACATCCAGAAATTTGCTGCGTACGCCGTAGAAGAGATGGAGAAATACCAGATTCCCGCTTCAATCACCTTAGCACAGGGACTTCTTGAAACCGGTGGCGGGCAGTCGCGCCTCGCACAACAGGGCAACAACCACTTCGGAATAAAATGTAAAGAAGACTGGACGGGTAAAACCATGTCGCATACCGACGATGCACCAAACGAATGTTTCCGGGTTTATGATGACCCGAAAGAATCCTACGAAGATCATTCTAAATTTCTGAAATACAGGAAGTACTACCAGAATCTTTTTACTTTGGATATGAAGGATTACAAAGCATGGGCTCACGGGCTGAAAAAAGCAGGATATGCTACTAATCCGCGTTACGCTTATATTCTGATTGATAAAATTGAGAAATACCGGCTTTACGAATTTGACAATACCAATTCGAAAGAGGCTTTGTTCACGGTTTTGAAGTTGTATCCTGATCTTAGAAATGATAAGGTTTTTATGGCACAGATGGATCAAAGCCAGGTGAGAACCAAGCCGTTAACCGTGCGGGTGCCTTACGAACAGACCTCCTACGCCAAACAGCAGCAGCGCGTTGAGAAAATTAAATCTGATGCTGAACTTTTGCAGACCATTTTGGTTAAAAGCCATCCTAACGGGAACAGGAAATTCATCGTTGTTCCGGCCGATACGGACCTGTCATTCATTGCCAACAAATTCAAAATCAGCGAAAGCCGCCTGATGAAGTGGAACGAACTTTCTGCTACAAGACTGCAGAAAAATGATGTGCTTTTCCTTGAAACCAAAAGCTCTGAAGGGAACACAAAAACTTATAAGGCTCAGGTTGGCGAAACGATGCACGATATTTCACAGAAATTCGGCATCAAACTTTCAAAACTTTATTCAAAAAACAGAATGTCTTATGGTGAACAGCCAAGAGTGGGGCAGCTGATCTATCTTCAGCAGAAAAAACCGAGAAGTTAG
- a CDS encoding 1-aminocyclopropane-1-carboxylate deaminase/D-cysteine desulfhydrase, protein MLKIPDIKVPVVEIPFRKNIRLFIKREDLIHPEISGNKYWKLFHNVNNYLAENPQNPLLMTFGGAYSNHIAALSALGKIHNIKTVGIIRGNELEYRWKENPTLRFASENGMHFCFVSREDYRDKDALSEKLKNEFPKALIIPEGGTNLAAVEGIRNMLNSDTQDFDYLCAAVGTGGTVAGISKFAENHQKVIGFKVVDDDSLHSRVSELSGKENFTLIDAHFGGYGKISDENIAFINAFSREFGLQLEPVYTGKMMRKLFQLVEEGYFPQNSKVLAFHTGGLQGIAGANEMLKKQNRAVIEKGVSS, encoded by the coding sequence ATGCTTAAGATTCCTGATATAAAAGTTCCGGTGGTTGAAATTCCTTTTCGAAAGAACATTCGCCTTTTCATCAAAAGAGAAGATTTAATTCATCCTGAAATTTCAGGCAACAAATACTGGAAGCTCTTTCATAACGTCAATAATTATCTGGCAGAAAATCCTCAGAATCCACTGCTGATGACGTTTGGCGGCGCCTATTCCAACCATATTGCAGCGCTTTCTGCCCTTGGAAAAATCCATAATATCAAAACGGTGGGCATTATCCGTGGAAATGAGCTGGAATACCGCTGGAAGGAAAATCCGACTTTGAGATTCGCCTCAGAAAACGGTATGCATTTTTGTTTTGTAAGCCGCGAGGATTACCGGGACAAAGATGCTCTTTCAGAAAAACTCAAAAATGAATTCCCCAAAGCATTAATCATCCCTGAAGGTGGCACGAACCTGGCCGCGGTGGAAGGCATCAGGAATATGCTGAATTCTGATACTCAAGATTTTGACTATCTTTGTGCGGCTGTGGGAACCGGCGGAACGGTTGCCGGAATTTCCAAATTTGCGGAAAACCATCAGAAAGTTATCGGCTTTAAAGTGGTGGATGATGATTCGCTGCATTCAAGGGTTTCGGAACTTTCGGGGAAAGAAAATTTTACGCTTATAGACGCCCATTTCGGCGGTTATGGCAAAATTTCTGATGAAAACATTGCTTTTATCAATGCGTTTAGCCGGGAATTTGGCCTGCAGCTGGAGCCGGTTTATACCGGGAAGATGATGCGGAAGCTTTTTCAGCTTGTTGAGGAAGGCTATTTCCCGCAAAACAGTAAAGTTTTAGCCTTTCATACAGGCGGTTTGCAGGGAATTGCCGGTGCCAACGAAATGCTGAAGAAACAGAACAGAGCAGTGATAGAAAAAGGTGTGTCATCCTAA
- a CDS encoding beta-carotene 15,15'-monooxygenase, with translation MPDFDIDNLKKQWQEQPVPDKYNSSEILKMLNSKSRNYVKYIFWISVAEFLLFLVMNIFYVFQKGGDDSFMHIMEKLGVEKTTKFEADYAHLYFIMRVVSLLVTGFFVVKFYLNYRQIHVEENLKKFILQIMKFRKTVSLFILTNILLLVFFMAILTMFVLNTISSQNLQMDHPTFIGFLVGLGISTAISIFLIWLYYRVVYGIIMGRLGKNLEQLREIEENGEEKL, from the coding sequence ATGCCTGATTTTGATATTGACAACCTGAAAAAGCAGTGGCAGGAGCAGCCCGTTCCGGATAAATACAACAGCAGCGAAATCCTGAAAATGCTGAACAGCAAGTCACGGAACTACGTGAAATACATTTTCTGGATCAGTGTTGCAGAATTTTTACTGTTTTTGGTGATGAACATTTTTTATGTGTTTCAAAAAGGCGGTGATGACAGTTTCATGCATATCATGGAAAAACTCGGCGTGGAAAAAACTACGAAGTTTGAAGCCGATTATGCCCATTTGTATTTCATTATGAGGGTTGTAAGCCTTTTAGTTACTGGCTTTTTTGTGGTAAAATTCTACCTCAACTACCGGCAGATCCACGTAGAGGAGAACCTGAAAAAATTCATCCTGCAGATTATGAAATTCAGGAAAACGGTGAGCCTTTTCATCCTGACCAATATTCTGTTACTGGTATTTTTTATGGCGATACTTACAATGTTTGTTCTTAATACGATTTCGTCCCAAAACCTTCAAATGGACCATCCTACATTTATAGGATTCCTCGTTGGTTTGGGCATTTCTACAGCGATAAGTATTTTCCTCATCTGGCTGTACTACCGTGTGGTTTACGGAATCATTATGGGAAGATTGGGAAAAAATCTCGAACAGTTGAGAGAGATTGAGGAGAACGGTGAGGAAAAACTCTAA
- a CDS encoding RNA polymerase sigma factor has protein sequence MTDREREFSQLVKDNQGLIIKVSRLYTNSTEDEQDLFQEIVLQLWRSYDTFRGQSKISTWMYRVALNTAITLFRKKTKSPQTDELMDYHHRDYVEDDDEKQQQISLLYKVVKMLPKMERAIVMMYLDDLPYREIAETLGISEVNARVKMNRLKKTLKELMEKYA, from the coding sequence TTGACGGACAGAGAGAGAGAGTTTTCGCAGCTGGTAAAAGATAATCAGGGTTTGATTATCAAGGTTTCGCGCCTGTACACCAACTCTACTGAAGATGAGCAGGACCTTTTTCAGGAAATAGTGTTACAGTTGTGGCGCAGCTACGACACATTCAGAGGGCAGAGCAAGATTTCGACCTGGATGTACCGTGTGGCACTGAACACAGCGATTACCTTATTCCGAAAAAAAACCAAATCTCCACAAACCGACGAACTGATGGATTACCATCACCGTGATTATGTGGAAGATGACGATGAAAAACAACAACAAATCTCCTTACTTTACAAAGTAGTGAAAATGCTCCCGAAAATGGAGCGGGCGATTGTAATGATGTATCTGGATGATTTGCCATACCGCGAAATTGCTGAAACTTTGGGTATCTCTGAAGTGAACGCAAGAGTGAAAATGAACCGTCTGAAGAAAACATTAAAAGAACTGATGGAAAAATATGCCTGA
- the rpoN gene encoding RNA polymerase factor sigma-54: MLKQNLQLKLGQKLAPQQIQLMKLIQLHTLEFEEELERELEENPALERASEDENQEEESYDDIGSEYEDEGSESIDTDFDVDEYLFDDEPSYKTASSNYSADDEEFDNESLLTEGQTLYDYLIEQIRLINISGDDLKIAEYVIGNLDTDGYLRREIKSIVDDLAFSQGVYTTKEKVEDILENYVQKLDPPGVAARDLQECLLLQIEKKVSADKAVSLAANILRNQFDALTNKHYNKIMQKYDVDEEDLKDALDEISRLSPKVGGNFDTQTITINQEIIPDFVIQVKELSKGKYDVIPLLNSKNAPTLRVSDEYKDILSTYSHDKTSAEHKQAALFIKQKLDAAKWYIDAINQRQNTLLQTITAIVKLQKEYFLTGDDKSLKPMILKDVADITGFDISTISRVVKSKYADTPNGIVYLKDLFSDSLTNDDGEEVSTKEIKMHLQEAIDKENKRKPYTDDALVGILKEKGYNIARRTIAKYREQLNIPVARLRKEL; encoded by the coding sequence ATGTTAAAACAAAACCTACAGCTCAAACTTGGTCAAAAACTGGCGCCGCAGCAGATTCAGCTGATGAAGTTGATACAGCTTCACACTTTGGAGTTTGAAGAGGAACTGGAGCGCGAGTTGGAGGAAAATCCGGCCCTGGAAAGAGCCAGCGAAGACGAAAACCAGGAAGAGGAATCTTACGACGATATCGGCAGCGAATATGAAGATGAGGGTTCCGAGAGCATCGATACCGATTTTGATGTAGATGAATACCTTTTTGATGACGAACCTTCGTATAAAACCGCGTCCAGCAACTATTCTGCTGATGATGAGGAATTCGACAATGAAAGTTTACTCACGGAAGGACAGACGCTTTACGATTATCTGATCGAGCAGATCCGCCTTATCAATATCAGTGGCGACGATCTGAAAATTGCAGAATACGTCATCGGAAACCTGGATACAGACGGCTATCTGAGACGTGAAATCAAATCTATTGTGGATGATTTGGCGTTCTCACAGGGCGTTTACACCACTAAGGAAAAGGTTGAAGACATTCTTGAAAATTATGTTCAGAAACTTGATCCGCCGGGAGTTGCAGCCCGGGATTTGCAGGAGTGTCTTTTACTTCAGATCGAGAAGAAAGTCAGTGCGGATAAAGCCGTTTCTTTGGCTGCCAATATTCTAAGGAATCAGTTTGATGCCTTGACTAACAAGCATTATAACAAGATCATGCAGAAGTATGATGTGGACGAGGAAGACCTGAAAGATGCACTGGACGAAATTTCGAGGCTTTCCCCGAAAGTTGGCGGCAATTTCGATACGCAGACCATCACCATCAATCAGGAAATCATTCCCGATTTTGTAATTCAGGTGAAGGAACTTTCAAAAGGCAAATACGACGTCATCCCTTTGCTGAACAGCAAAAATGCACCGACTTTAAGAGTTTCAGATGAGTACAAGGATATTCTCTCCACATACTCTCATGATAAGACTTCTGCCGAGCACAAACAGGCCGCGCTTTTCATCAAACAGAAACTTGATGCCGCCAAATGGTATATCGACGCGATTAACCAGCGCCAGAATACCTTGTTGCAAACCATTACCGCGATTGTAAAACTTCAGAAAGAATATTTTTTGACAGGCGACGACAAGTCTTTGAAACCAATGATTTTAAAAGATGTTGCCGACATTACAGGATTTGATATTTCTACGATTTCGCGTGTGGTAAAGAGCAAATATGCCGACACACCGAACGGAATCGTTTATCTTAAAGATTTATTCTCTGATTCACTCACCAATGATGATGGTGAAGAAGTATCTACCAAAGAAATCAAGATGCATCTTCAGGAAGCTATAGACAAAGAAAACAAGAGAAAACCTTACACCGATGATGCCCTGGTTGGAATTCTAAAGGAAAAAGGCTACAACATCGCAAGGAGAACCATCGCCAAATACCGCGAGCAGCTCAATATTCCGGTGGCACGGCTTAGGAAAGAATTATAA